ATAACCTTCATAAACATATCCATCGTGACGGACACCGAGGCCGAGGGGTTCGGTAATGTGCCTGATAATACCCGGGCTGGGCATGAAGTTATTATCGGGATCTTCGGCATAAATCCTGCATTCGATGGCATGGCCGAACTGGCTAAGGCTCTCCTGGCGTATGCTCAATCTTTCGCCGGAAGCAACCCTGATCTGTTCTTTGACGAGGTCGACACCGGTGACCCGCTCCGTGATGGGATGTTCCACCTGCAGGCGGGTATTCATTTCCAGGAAATAATAGTTCAGGTTGTCGTCGACAATGAACTCAATGGTGCCGGCTCCTGAATAATTGACCGCTTTGGCAGCGGCTACAGCAAACCTGCCCATCTCTTCCCGTATCTGCGGGGTCATGATGGGGGAAGGAGTTTCCTCCACAACCTTTTGATGTCGTCGTTGCACCGAACACTCGCGTTCAAAAAGGTGGATCACGTTACCGTGATTATCTCCCATCACCTGAAACTCAATATGATGTGGTGATTCGATATACTTTTCTATATAAACAGAATCATCGCCGAAGGCTTCCCGTGCTTCCGAGCGGGCGCTACGGACGGCAGCCGGCACATCCTCTTCCTTCATCACCAAGCGCATTCCTTTACCACCACCGCCTGCCGAGGCCTTCACCATTAGCGGGCAGCCTATTTCCCTGGCCTTTTCCACTGCAGCTTTTTCACTGCTTATCTTTTCCGTTCCGGGAACTACCGGCACACCTGCCGCCGTCATAGTCTTCCTGGCAGTGATCTTATCACCCATGGTACGAATGGCTTGTGCCGAAGGACCAATAAAGATGATACCTTCTTTCCGGCAACGTTCGGCAAATCCGGCATTCTCACTAAGGAAACCATATCCGGGGTGAATGGCATCAGCCCCCGACCTCTTGGCCGCATCAATGATCTTGTCTATCTTCAGGTAACTCTCGGAGGAAGGTGAAGGCCCGATGAAGTATGCTTCATCAGCATAACGAACATGCATGGCCTTACGGTCGGCTTCTGAATATACCGCCACGGAAGTGATCCCCATCTCCCTGCACGAACGCATCACCCTCACGGCTATCTCTCCCCTGTTGGCAACCAGGACTTTCTTTATCATAGAACCCAGATTAGTTGAATTATATGCACAATATTCAAACCGGTTAAACCCTTTAGTTTTATGTTAACAATCAGGAACGAAAAAAGGTCAATCCGTTTGCAACCGAAAGGTAAAGATAATCCATTTTTTTTAATCCGAATCATATCCTGAAATGCACATATGTTAAATAAATCTCAAAATCAGGTAGAACAAAGTTTTATGAGGATCGGGAAACATGAACACAAAGTTACAGGCGACAGGTTGCAAGCGACAACTCATCACTCATCACCCACATCCACACTACCTGCAGCCTGTAACCTGCAGCCTGCAACCATAGAGCAGGTATCTTGATATTAATCATTCCCGATACTCATTTAAAGTTTAATGATGATTTTTATGAATATCATAAAAAAAGTATTTTATTTATTATCTTAGGGCACTTTCCGGAAACAGAGATTTCTGTCCGGAAACCTGAAGAGAGAGCATGCATTAACAATAACCGTTATGACCAACAAATATCTATTGATTGTTTTTTTATTTATTTTTCTTTCCGCAGTAAAAGGCCAGGACCCGGTTGATAGCCTCTGGTCATTGTTTGAACAGGAACAAAATGATACAGCCAGGATCAAAAGACTGCTGGATATAGCGTATTCCTTATCCAGGACTCAGCCGGATTCAAGTCTTGCATTAATTGACTCATGCTCCCGTTGGTCGGAAAGAAACAGTTTTATCAATGGAACAGTCAGAGCATTA
The nucleotide sequence above comes from Bacteroidota bacterium. Encoded proteins:
- the accC gene encoding acetyl-CoA carboxylase biotin carboxylase subunit, whose translation is MIKKVLVANRGEIAVRVMRSCREMGITSVAVYSEADRKAMHVRYADEAYFIGPSPSSESYLKIDKIIDAAKRSGADAIHPGYGFLSENAGFAERCRKEGIIFIGPSAQAIRTMGDKITARKTMTAAGVPVVPGTEKISSEKAAVEKAREIGCPLMVKASAGGGGKGMRLVMKEEDVPAAVRSARSEAREAFGDDSVYIEKYIESPHHIEFQVMGDNHGNVIHLFERECSVQRRHQKVVEETPSPIMTPQIREEMGRFAVAAAKAVNYSGAGTIEFIVDDNLNYYFLEMNTRLQVEHPITERVTGVDLVKEQIRVASGERLSIRQESLSQFGHAIECRIYAEDPDNNFMPSPGIIRHITEPLGLGVRHDGYVYEGYEIPIYYDPMMSKLIVWARTREEAIARMKRALYAYKITGVKTNIRFLERIMDCPDFREGKYNTHFVEKNKDFLMFPEKQDRNVEDVAIIAAFVDYTNKIESMETRAFSKNGKSNWKSCGRRMGFMRI